Proteins from a genomic interval of Candidatus Hinthialibacter antarcticus:
- a CDS encoding CRTAC1 family protein, with protein sequence MRKPKLTRSRRQFHLIVWSILTGCIVIGAPIFLYWIYQPADSVFDPYGEKIDGITNVHLQESDNTAPEIQFDEVAEKSGIVFHHFPFERNSYIVEDMGAGLAWGDYDGDGDEDLFLVNFSAPFNGQQSEPSSGATHALYQNQGDGTFVDVSKEYGVDLSSYGMGAAWGDFDNDGDLDLYVTNIGSNLLFQNNGNGGFTEIAKNVGLDDDRFGAGCMWGDYNRDGWIDLYVCNYVDFVFREGDVKRKSKFNRLEYPHTLNPSSYASQPNRLYRNNGDGTFTDVAESVGVDNPEGRSLAVSWTDFDLDGYVDLYIANDVSSNAMYRNMGNGTFEDVSSRSLTADYRGAMGIAVGDYDRDADLDLFITHWLAQENALYQNMMFFMGMKQDADQALFFTDVADEFGLGQISLDMVGWSTSFIDFDNDGWLDLWISNGNTLEQLDEVKRLKPQAILLFHQQPEKGFYEIGAKACDALSIPTVTRGGAFADYNADGRIDFALQQHGESPLLFLNTTQNTHNWIQIELKQNKYNTQALGARVILKTNDGLQLQQVGSQASYLSQNQNILHFGLGENDAINEIQIFWPDGREEIIREVDGINQKLTIIHEPEY encoded by the coding sequence ATGCGTAAACCAAAGCTAACCAGAAGCCGCCGCCAATTTCATCTGATCGTGTGGAGTATCCTGACGGGGTGCATCGTAATTGGAGCGCCGATTTTCCTGTATTGGATTTATCAACCTGCCGATTCTGTCTTCGATCCGTATGGAGAAAAAATTGACGGAATTACTAACGTCCACCTTCAAGAGAGCGATAATACAGCGCCAGAAATCCAATTTGATGAGGTCGCTGAAAAATCAGGCATTGTATTTCATCATTTTCCATTTGAACGGAATTCCTACATTGTTGAAGACATGGGGGCTGGGCTGGCATGGGGCGATTATGATGGCGACGGTGACGAAGACCTTTTTCTCGTGAACTTTTCAGCGCCATTTAATGGACAACAATCAGAGCCGTCTTCAGGCGCTACACATGCGCTTTATCAAAATCAAGGAGACGGGACCTTCGTCGATGTCAGCAAAGAATACGGAGTTGATTTGTCTTCGTATGGCATGGGCGCCGCCTGGGGTGATTTTGATAATGATGGCGATTTAGATTTGTACGTCACGAATATTGGCTCAAACCTTCTCTTTCAAAACAATGGAAATGGCGGCTTCACAGAAATCGCAAAAAATGTCGGCCTAGATGATGACCGCTTTGGGGCCGGGTGCATGTGGGGCGACTATAACCGTGACGGCTGGATCGATTTATATGTTTGCAACTATGTGGATTTTGTATTTCGTGAAGGGGATGTCAAACGCAAATCAAAATTCAACCGGCTGGAATATCCCCATACGTTGAATCCCTCTTCATACGCATCGCAACCCAATCGGCTCTATCGGAATAATGGGGATGGAACTTTCACGGATGTCGCAGAATCTGTAGGCGTTGATAACCCGGAAGGGAGAAGCCTTGCAGTTTCGTGGACCGATTTTGATCTGGACGGCTATGTGGATTTGTACATTGCGAACGATGTTTCCAGCAATGCGATGTATCGAAATATGGGTAACGGAACGTTCGAAGACGTCAGTTCGAGATCGCTGACTGCTGACTACCGGGGCGCGATGGGCATTGCGGTCGGCGACTATGATCGCGACGCCGATCTTGATCTTTTTATTACGCATTGGCTCGCGCAAGAAAATGCGCTCTATCAAAATATGATGTTTTTTATGGGCATGAAACAAGACGCCGATCAGGCGTTGTTTTTTACGGATGTTGCCGATGAGTTTGGGCTGGGGCAAATTTCGTTAGATATGGTTGGGTGGAGCACGTCGTTTATTGACTTTGACAATGACGGCTGGCTGGATTTATGGATTTCTAATGGAAATACGCTTGAACAACTGGATGAGGTGAAGCGATTAAAGCCTCAAGCCATATTGTTATTTCATCAACAGCCAGAAAAGGGATTTTATGAAATCGGCGCCAAGGCATGTGATGCATTATCTATACCGACTGTTACGCGAGGCGGCGCCTTTGCCGATTATAACGCCGATGGACGGATTGATTTTGCGTTGCAACAACATGGAGAATCACCGCTGTTGTTTCTGAATACCACCCAGAATACGCATAACTGGATTCAAATCGAATTAAAACAGAATAAGTATAATACTCAGGCGTTGGGCGCGAGAGTTATTCTAAAAACAAACGATGGGCTGCAACTGCAACAAGTCGGTTCACAGGCGTCTTATTTATCTCAAAACCAAAACATTCTACATTTTGGTTTAGGGGAAAACGATGCAATCAATGAAATTCAAATTTTCTGGCCGGATGGACGCGAAGAAATAATCCGCGAAGTGGATGGCATCAACCAAAAACTAACTATCATTCATGAGCCAGAATATTAA
- a CDS encoding alpha/beta hydrolase translates to MYGGGWQTGDKSDVALKPKVLTERGMVFVATNYRLLPNVEMDVLIRDVAKAFGWVHRHIAGYGGDPKRVIVGGHSAGAQLAVLLCTDDRYLKEQGVSFNR, encoded by the coding sequence ATATACGGCGGCGGATGGCAAACTGGTGATAAGAGCGATGTGGCGCTGAAACCCAAAGTGTTGACGGAGCGCGGAATGGTCTTCGTCGCGACAAACTATCGTCTCTTACCCAACGTGGAGATGGATGTTCTGATTCGCGACGTTGCCAAAGCGTTTGGGTGGGTGCACAGACATATTGCTGGCTATGGTGGCGATCCTAAACGAGTCATCGTTGGTGGACATTCTGCTGGCGCTCAACTCGCAGTTTTACTCTGTACCGACGACCGCTATCTAAAAGAACAAGGTGTTTCGTTCAATCGTTGA
- a CDS encoding efflux RND transporter permease subunit gives MMKWLITTALEMRVLVLALAVVLIIVGIRTAKDTRLDVFPEFAPPRVEIQTEAPGLSVEEVDSLVTLPLENALNGTPLVTKLRSKSVLGLSSITLFFEKGTNLNTAHHLVQERLTAELERLPAVARAPVILPPLSSTSRVMKIGMSSDTLSQMDMTELAKWTIRPRLMALPGVANIAIWGQRDRQYQIIVEPEQLRLHNIPLDSVITAAQDITTLGAGGFLDTPNQRLAIFHDSPIKNTEDLANSLIKFQDGAPIRLGDVAKVEIGFPPPIGDAIINDGPGLLLIVEMYPWGNTLNVTRQVEAVLETLRPGLGDVLVDSTIFRPATFIETALTNLSHALLIGCVLVVIVLVAFLFNWRAALISALAIPLSLIAAMLVIHHQGETINTMVIAGLVIALGSVVDDAIIDVENIARRLRLNAKAGNPDSSFWVVLKASLEVRSAIVYASLIVILVFLPVFFLEGLAGAFFKPLAFSYVLAILASLIVALTVTPALSLMLLPQVKHENEDPPLTSVLKRIYRSVLPMTVSRPSLVVVFLVIAMIGAAIAVPNLGEEFFPKFQERDFLMHWVEKPGTSLDAMNRLTIRVSKELRAIPGVRNFGSHIGRAEVADEVVGPNFTELWISIAPEADYKTTLAKVEEVVYGYPGLYRDVLTYLSERIKEVLTGASASIVVRIYGPDLAELRETAEGVAGVISDVNGIRDLKVEQQVLVPQIKVKLRPEMAKRFNLSPGDIRRSVTTLVHGHKVGELYEGQKIVEVVVRGSERIRNDLSSLRNLLIETPQGAYIPLKDLADVYIGDMPNLIKREGASRYIDVTCNVEGRDLGSVARDVEQQVKGYNFPLEYHPEFLGEFAARQESKQRLFALTALAIMGILVLLYTDFQSIRLVCLIFLTLPFALIGGVMGAFAGGGVLSLGSLVGFVTVLGIAARNGIMLISHYRYLEDEEKMPFGVPLVIRGAEERLAPILMTALTTALALLPIVIGGLQPGYEIEYPMALVIVWGLITSTVLNLFFMPALYAKFGCRTQKESA, from the coding sequence ATGATGAAATGGCTCATCACTACAGCTCTTGAAATGCGCGTGCTTGTGCTCGCATTGGCCGTCGTTTTAATCATCGTCGGCATTCGCACAGCCAAAGATACTCGTCTGGATGTGTTTCCAGAATTCGCTCCTCCACGGGTTGAAATTCAAACCGAAGCGCCGGGGCTTTCCGTAGAAGAAGTCGATAGCCTTGTTACTCTTCCTTTAGAAAATGCGCTGAATGGAACACCGCTGGTTACAAAACTCCGGTCTAAATCCGTCCTTGGGCTTTCGTCAATCACATTATTTTTTGAAAAAGGCACAAACCTGAATACGGCGCATCACCTGGTTCAGGAACGGCTCACCGCTGAGTTAGAACGTCTTCCTGCGGTTGCCCGCGCTCCCGTCATTCTTCCCCCTCTTTCGTCAACCAGCCGCGTCATGAAAATTGGAATGTCATCTGACACATTATCTCAGATGGACATGACGGAACTGGCCAAATGGACCATCCGGCCACGTTTGATGGCATTGCCCGGCGTAGCGAATATCGCGATTTGGGGACAGCGGGACAGGCAATATCAAATCATTGTCGAACCTGAACAACTTCGCTTACATAACATTCCATTAGACTCCGTCATCACTGCCGCACAAGATATTACCACGTTAGGCGCTGGTGGTTTTCTGGATACGCCCAACCAAAGATTGGCGATTTTCCATGATTCACCAATTAAAAATACAGAAGACCTAGCAAATTCATTAATCAAATTTCAAGACGGAGCGCCGATTCGTTTGGGCGACGTCGCTAAGGTTGAAATCGGTTTCCCGCCGCCGATTGGCGACGCTATTATAAACGATGGCCCGGGATTATTATTAATCGTCGAAATGTACCCGTGGGGAAATACTCTCAATGTCACGCGGCAGGTTGAAGCCGTTCTTGAAACGTTGCGCCCTGGCTTAGGCGATGTTCTTGTTGATTCAACTATATTTCGCCCCGCCACATTTATTGAAACCGCGTTAACAAATTTATCGCACGCTCTGTTGATTGGCTGCGTACTGGTCGTCATTGTTCTGGTTGCATTTTTATTTAATTGGAGAGCAGCGTTAATCAGCGCGCTTGCGATTCCGTTGTCTCTAATCGCAGCCATGCTTGTCATTCACCACCAAGGCGAAACCATCAACACCATGGTCATTGCAGGGCTGGTAATCGCATTAGGCTCTGTTGTCGATGACGCCATTATTGATGTGGAAAACATCGCACGTCGTCTTCGGTTAAATGCAAAGGCAGGGAATCCCGATTCCTCGTTTTGGGTTGTTCTGAAAGCCTCTCTCGAAGTACGAAGCGCAATCGTGTATGCGAGCCTGATTGTTATTCTTGTTTTTCTTCCGGTATTTTTCTTAGAGGGCCTAGCGGGGGCGTTCTTTAAACCGCTCGCCTTTTCTTATGTGCTTGCCATTTTAGCGTCGTTGATTGTGGCGCTTACCGTGACGCCGGCGTTGTCTCTCATGCTTCTGCCTCAAGTGAAACATGAAAATGAAGACCCTCCGCTCACTTCGGTCTTAAAGCGCATCTATCGCTCAGTCCTGCCAATGACGGTTTCGCGTCCATCCCTGGTTGTCGTATTTTTAGTGATTGCCATGATTGGAGCGGCGATAGCCGTACCCAATTTAGGAGAAGAATTTTTTCCGAAATTTCAAGAACGGGATTTCTTGATGCATTGGGTTGAAAAACCCGGGACCTCGCTCGACGCAATGAACCGCTTAACCATTCGCGTCAGCAAAGAACTGCGGGCGATTCCCGGCGTCAGAAATTTTGGTTCTCACATTGGTCGCGCCGAAGTCGCCGATGAAGTCGTTGGGCCGAATTTTACGGAATTATGGATCAGCATTGCGCCTGAGGCTGACTACAAAACCACACTGGCAAAAGTAGAAGAAGTGGTTTATGGCTATCCCGGGTTATATCGGGACGTGCTCACATATTTGAGTGAACGCATCAAAGAAGTGTTAACCGGAGCCAGCGCCAGCATTGTTGTGCGAATTTACGGCCCTGATCTGGCAGAATTAAGAGAGACGGCTGAAGGCGTCGCAGGAGTCATTTCTGATGTGAATGGCATCCGAGATTTAAAAGTAGAACAGCAAGTTCTCGTGCCTCAAATCAAAGTGAAACTGCGCCCGGAAATGGCGAAGCGCTTCAACCTTTCCCCTGGCGACATCCGGCGTTCGGTCACGACCTTAGTTCATGGTCACAAGGTTGGAGAACTATATGAAGGCCAAAAAATAGTAGAAGTCGTTGTTCGCGGCAGCGAGCGAATACGTAATGATTTATCATCGCTGCGAAACTTATTAATCGAAACGCCCCAAGGCGCTTATATCCCACTTAAAGATTTAGCAGATGTCTATATCGGCGACATGCCAAACCTGATCAAACGTGAAGGCGCTTCTCGCTATATTGATGTTACTTGCAATGTAGAAGGACGCGATCTCGGCAGTGTCGCTCGAGACGTTGAGCAACAAGTAAAGGGATATAATTTCCCCTTAGAATATCATCCTGAATTTCTGGGTGAATTTGCGGCCCGTCAGGAATCAAAACAACGCTTGTTTGCTCTAACCGCGCTGGCAATTATGGGGATCCTTGTTCTTCTTTATACCGATTTTCAGTCGATCCGTTTGGTCTGTTTAATCTTTCTGACATTGCCTTTTGCTTTAATCGGCGGCGTCATGGGAGCATTTGCTGGAGGGGGCGTTTTATCTCTGGGATCACTTGTCGGTTTTGTTACTGTATTGGGCATCGCCGCCCGGAACGGCATCATGCTAATAAGCCATTATCGCTATTTAGAAGATGAAGAAAAAATGCCTTTCGGCGTACCGTTGGTTATTCGCGGAGCCGAAGAACGCTTGGCTCCAATTTTGATGACTGCTTTAACAACTGCGTTAGCGTTGCTTCCAATCGTGATCGGTGGTTTGCAACCTGGGTATGAAATTGAATATCCCATGGCGCTTGTCATCGTGTGGGGGCTAATTACTTCTACTGTATTGAATCTGTTTTTCATGCCTGCATTGTACGCTAAATTTGGCTGCAGAACGCAAAAAGAAAGCGCCTGA
- a CDS encoding efflux RND transporter periplasmic adaptor subunit: MANITLTPEAEERLGIVTHPVEVKPVNRRQTYNGEILTPPGRLISVTAPFNGEIQPPPESEIPKPGSLVAKGQAVLAYLPLLTPERDVLTPSERVRLAEANASLASTRIEAQGQVESAKVKINAAKIELNRTEQLLEDKVGNARAVDDAKAKLRLAEEELSSAQARLSLLSRTNLDAEAGTLQSNVILSPDDGILQNLFVAVGQSVAAGAPLFEILNNETVWVRVPVYVGDVERIQSEAMAHVGNVSDFPGKSTTLAHSISAPPSANPDSVTINLFYEMVNLQSQFRTGQRVSVSLELKGNEENSTVPWSSVLYDIHGDAWVYEKLSEHTYQRSRIEVLFVKDEDAVIASGPKPGTQLVTDGAAELFGTEFGNSK; this comes from the coding sequence TTGGCAAATATAACTCTAACGCCTGAAGCCGAAGAGAGGCTAGGCATCGTTACTCATCCTGTTGAAGTAAAACCCGTCAATCGGCGCCAAACTTACAATGGGGAAATTCTTACTCCACCGGGCCGCTTAATTTCCGTTACTGCGCCGTTTAACGGCGAAATTCAACCGCCGCCCGAAAGCGAAATTCCAAAACCTGGAAGCCTCGTCGCGAAAGGGCAGGCGGTTCTTGCGTATCTACCATTGTTGACGCCTGAACGAGATGTATTAACTCCCTCAGAAAGAGTTAGGCTCGCCGAAGCCAACGCCTCGCTCGCTTCAACCCGTATTGAAGCGCAAGGACAAGTCGAAAGCGCCAAAGTTAAGATCAACGCCGCAAAAATTGAATTGAACCGAACAGAACAACTTCTGGAAGATAAAGTAGGCAACGCCCGGGCGGTTGATGACGCAAAAGCCAAATTACGCCTCGCGGAAGAAGAATTATCGTCTGCGCAAGCCAGGCTTTCATTGCTTTCCCGTACGAACCTTGATGCAGAAGCCGGAACGCTTCAATCCAATGTAATCCTCTCGCCTGATGATGGTATCTTACAAAATCTGTTCGTTGCCGTCGGACAATCGGTTGCGGCTGGCGCGCCGTTATTTGAAATACTCAATAATGAAACAGTCTGGGTTCGCGTCCCAGTGTATGTTGGCGATGTTGAACGGATTCAATCCGAAGCGATGGCGCATGTCGGAAATGTGTCTGACTTTCCGGGCAAATCAACAACCTTGGCCCACTCCATATCCGCTCCTCCATCTGCAAACCCCGATTCAGTGACGATTAACCTTTTTTATGAAATGGTTAATCTGCAAAGCCAGTTTCGCACCGGACAGCGCGTATCAGTCAGCCTGGAATTAAAAGGGAATGAAGAGAATTCAACAGTGCCTTGGTCGTCCGTTTTGTATGACATTCATGGCGACGCTTGGGTATATGAAAAGTTGAGCGAACACACGTATCAAAGAAGCCGAATCGAAGTGTTATTTGTGAAGGACGAGGATGCAGTGATCGCTTCCGGCCCAAAGCCAGGAACCCAGTTGGTTACCGATGGAGCTGCGGAATTGTTTGGAACAGAGTTTGGAAACAGTAAATAA
- a CDS encoding glycosyltransferase family 39 protein, which produces MMNNRNFFGAEKLPYVIVVSIFCFLIIARLYLIIDLPLFHPSEGRYAEVSRNMVSENDWVTPQIEVGTPFWGKPPLLFWLNAMSISVFGATIFSTRLPSFLLCVLAVLLTFKLGELLKGRLFGVYCSIVLSTTALFFMMSGAVLTDIPLVFSITFSLVSFAFAMQSQAKGLRNVWAYCFFAGIGLSVLSKGLIGIVFIILPVFVGVVLSSEWRNAIKRFPLVTGFLLTSLIAVPWHVMAEFRTPGFLDYYFVGEHFKRFFVAGWEGDLYGSGHKRARGTILVYALIDTMPWSILFIAALAWLRMKGMKFFQVFNDIWSWYLLAWFITPLVFFCFARNIVFTYALPSLPPFAILAVWVFHLVLRKNGMDAQPFRLRNSSENGVLFLSNQVLVLAVLIVPVLCLSLGVFSNALLQKHAEQQKIISKFQDLSENQEQPELYYIGKNGYTMSFYTHGQINMVHSPESEVISTALNDIDRDYFILSKSMKRKASIDFLNQTDELFDDYKLVLRSDLPLGMAVAKSNEDIQHRQSRYFMLSSTCPTVGCYNLKTLSASSSKPVYQ; this is translated from the coding sequence ATGATGAATAATAGAAATTTTTTTGGAGCCGAGAAATTACCTTACGTGATTGTTGTTTCTATATTTTGTTTTTTAATAATTGCTCGGTTATATCTGATTATCGATTTGCCTTTGTTTCATCCTTCCGAAGGACGATACGCCGAAGTTTCGAGAAACATGGTGTCCGAAAATGATTGGGTCACTCCACAAATTGAAGTCGGGACGCCATTCTGGGGGAAGCCGCCTCTATTATTCTGGCTGAATGCAATGAGCATCTCGGTCTTTGGAGCCACAATATTTAGTACGCGGCTTCCATCGTTTCTGTTATGTGTTCTTGCCGTTTTACTCACTTTCAAACTCGGCGAACTGTTAAAAGGCCGGTTGTTTGGCGTCTACTGTTCGATTGTCCTGTCAACGACTGCATTATTTTTTATGATGTCCGGCGCTGTTTTAACCGATATTCCACTCGTGTTTTCGATAACATTTTCACTGGTCTCATTCGCCTTTGCAATGCAGAGTCAGGCTAAAGGGTTGCGCAATGTTTGGGCATATTGTTTTTTTGCGGGGATTGGTCTCAGCGTATTATCAAAAGGACTCATCGGAATCGTATTTATTATTCTGCCAGTTTTTGTTGGCGTAGTCCTGTCTTCCGAATGGCGTAACGCTATAAAGAGGTTTCCTTTAGTCACTGGTTTTTTGTTGACTTCCCTCATCGCAGTTCCATGGCATGTAATGGCTGAATTCAGGACGCCTGGATTTCTCGATTACTATTTTGTGGGGGAGCATTTTAAGCGCTTTTTCGTTGCAGGCTGGGAAGGTGACTTATATGGCAGCGGCCATAAGCGCGCGCGTGGAACAATATTGGTTTATGCCTTAATTGATACCATGCCCTGGAGCATTCTGTTCATTGCGGCGCTGGCCTGGTTACGAATGAAGGGAATGAAGTTTTTTCAAGTTTTTAATGATATCTGGAGTTGGTATCTTCTCGCTTGGTTCATTACGCCGCTTGTGTTCTTTTGTTTCGCGCGCAATATCGTGTTTACCTATGCGCTGCCTTCCTTGCCTCCATTTGCGATACTTGCGGTGTGGGTTTTTCATTTAGTGCTTCGAAAAAATGGAATGGACGCCCAACCGTTTCGCTTAAGAAACTCTTCAGAAAATGGCGTCTTATTTTTAAGCAATCAAGTGTTGGTTCTGGCTGTTCTTATTGTGCCTGTCTTGTGTCTTTCGCTCGGCGTCTTCAGCAATGCATTATTGCAAAAACACGCCGAACAACAAAAAATCATCTCTAAATTTCAAGATTTATCTGAAAATCAAGAACAACCTGAATTGTATTATATTGGTAAAAACGGATACACAATGTCATTCTATACGCATGGCCAAATTAACATGGTCCATAGCCCGGAAAGTGAAGTTATTTCGACTGCATTGAATGACATAGATAGAGATTATTTTATTTTAAGTAAAAGCATGAAAAGAAAAGCTAGTATTGACTTCTTAAATCAAACGGATGAATTATTTGATGACTATAAATTAGTTTTAAGAAGCGACTTGCCTTTGGGGATGGCTGTTGCGAAAAGCAATGAGGATATACAACACAGGCAGTCGCGGTATTTTATGCTCTCATCAACCTGTCCGACAGTTGGTTGTTATAACCTAAAAACACTCAGTGCCAGCTCAAGTAAACCAGTATACCAATGA
- a CDS encoding HAMP domain-containing sensor histidine kinase, with translation MFNTLSFKIAFSYAVVIVFTSIIGFALLNVSIARFIHTQIDDELQDDIDEYLGIIEMESRDAALHYFDDDFKSDDPSEMLFRWYVNGQSIYSFYDDSVWQMSVIDGFLSTDDSQGDHQIETIHFVESGHTAKIISSRGPNGVVIQIGFIIDDQLALLNFIQFLSIVIVSCIILAGIIVGRSISHYAVKGINDVTNTANHISQGRFEQRVPVSQYGIELESLGKAFNRMADANQQLMNEMKEVNDNIAHDLRSPLARMRGLAEQWICHENVSDDCAAICEDVIEECDILLHIINTMLDISELESNLETLESESFDINQIVSIAAECFAPVAEDKKIRLHTKVNGAVQVYGNRRMIQRSIANLVDNAVKYTRPGGEIWIELVQRSNECVVMVKDTGIGISDDDREKIFQRFYRGSKSRAQPGNGLGLSLALSVARAHSGKLEVASTPDVGSEFYFTLPIQ, from the coding sequence ATGTTTAATACTCTTTCATTTAAAATTGCATTTTCCTATGCGGTCGTGATCGTATTTACATCAATCATCGGCTTTGCATTGTTAAATGTTTCGATCGCCCGATTTATTCATACACAGATCGACGACGAATTACAGGATGACATAGACGAATATCTTGGAATCATTGAGATGGAATCAAGAGACGCGGCTTTACACTATTTTGATGATGACTTTAAATCGGACGACCCGTCTGAGATGTTGTTTCGTTGGTATGTTAACGGACAATCCATTTATAGTTTTTATGATGATTCTGTTTGGCAGATGAGTGTAATTGACGGTTTTTTGTCTACTGATGATAGCCAAGGTGATCATCAGATCGAAACAATTCATTTTGTCGAATCGGGCCATACCGCCAAAATAATTTCATCAAGAGGGCCTAACGGTGTAGTAATACAAATTGGTTTCATTATTGACGATCAATTGGCGCTATTGAATTTCATTCAGTTTTTGTCAATCGTTATTGTCTCATGCATCATCCTTGCCGGGATCATCGTTGGGCGCAGCATTTCACATTACGCGGTGAAGGGCATCAACGATGTAACCAATACTGCGAACCATATTTCACAAGGGCGCTTTGAACAACGCGTTCCTGTTTCGCAATATGGAATTGAACTTGAGTCATTGGGTAAAGCGTTTAACCGCATGGCAGACGCTAACCAGCAATTGATGAATGAAATGAAAGAGGTCAATGATAATATTGCCCACGATCTGCGCAGCCCTTTGGCGCGCATGCGCGGACTCGCAGAACAGTGGATTTGTCATGAGAATGTCTCTGACGATTGTGCAGCAATTTGTGAAGACGTCATCGAAGAGTGCGACATACTTCTTCACATCATTAATACGATGCTCGATATTTCTGAACTAGAATCTAATTTAGAGACTCTTGAATCAGAATCATTTGACATAAACCAAATTGTCTCGATTGCCGCTGAGTGTTTCGCCCCGGTTGCTGAAGATAAAAAAATTCGTCTTCATACCAAAGTAAATGGCGCCGTTCAAGTCTATGGAAACCGACGAATGATTCAACGTTCTATCGCAAATCTGGTTGATAATGCAGTCAAATATACTAGGCCTGGCGGAGAAATCTGGATAGAATTAGTACAGCGCAGTAACGAATGCGTTGTTATGGTAAAAGATACGGGGATCGGAATAAGCGATGATGACCGTGAAAAGATTTTTCAGCGATTTTACCGCGGCAGCAAAAGCCGGGCTCAACCGGGAAACGGACTCGGTCTCAGTCTGGCCTTATCGGTTGCGCGCGCTCACAGCGGCAAATTAGAGGTCGCTTCCACGCCTGATGTAGGAAGTGAATTTTATTTTACGTTGCCCATCCAGTAA
- a CDS encoding response regulator transcription factor: MRILLIEDDKKIASFMINGFKEAGFTVDHCDNGAYGYHYLIDNPYDAAVVDILLPEMNGYEIVEQARNKNINTPILFLSAKREIDDRVKGLRVGGDDYLVKPFSFTELLERIRALVRRSTGQTDATTLEIGDVNLDRSKHIVTRNGQRIDLNNREFTLLEYLMRNKGRVVSRTMIMDQVWDYYFDPQTNVVEATMCRMRGKLNDGHNERLIKTIRGVGYVFEDPQSNV; this comes from the coding sequence ATGCGTATATTACTAATTGAAGACGATAAAAAGATAGCCTCATTTATGATCAATGGCTTTAAAGAAGCGGGGTTCACGGTAGACCATTGCGACAATGGTGCTTATGGCTATCACTATTTGATCGACAATCCTTATGACGCCGCCGTGGTTGACATTCTGCTTCCTGAAATGAATGGCTATGAAATTGTTGAACAGGCCCGAAACAAAAATATCAACACGCCGATTCTATTTCTAAGCGCTAAACGTGAAATTGATGACCGTGTGAAAGGTTTACGGGTCGGAGGCGACGACTACTTGGTGAAACCTTTTTCGTTTACTGAGTTACTTGAACGCATTCGCGCCTTGGTGCGCCGCTCAACTGGGCAGACGGATGCGACCACCCTTGAGATTGGCGATGTCAATCTCGACCGCTCCAAGCATATCGTTACAAGAAATGGACAGCGTATCGACCTCAACAACCGTGAGTTTACTCTGCTTGAATATTTGATGAGAAACAAAGGCCGCGTCGTGTCAAGAACAATGATTATGGACCAAGTGTGGGATTACTATTTTGATCCACAGACGAATGTGGTTGAGGCAACCATGTGCCGTATGCGCGGCAAACTCAACGATGGACATAACGAAAGGCTCATCAAGACGATTCGTGGCGTCGGTTATGTGTTCGAGGACCCTCAAAGCAATGTTTAA
- a CDS encoding metalloregulator ArsR/SmtB family transcription factor: MNEDLFELIAQRFKAMSEPTRLKILHLLKEQELSVSDIAEKAGLKHGTASANLNALHKAGLVIFRRDGTKVLYQVSNNMVFEICETVCQTLRDDFAEYEKLRRAIG, from the coding sequence ATGAACGAAGACCTCTTTGAGTTGATTGCGCAGCGGTTTAAAGCAATGTCTGAACCCACACGCCTTAAGATATTGCATTTGCTGAAAGAACAAGAACTTAGCGTTAGCGATATCGCTGAAAAAGCCGGCCTGAAACACGGTACCGCCTCAGCAAATTTGAACGCTCTTCACAAAGCGGGCTTAGTGATATTTCGCCGTGACGGCACCAAAGTTTTATATCAAGTGAGCAACAATATGGTTTTTGAAATTTGTGAAACCGTTTGTCAGACGCTTCGCGATGATTTCGCGGAGTACGAAAAATTGCGCAGAGCCATTGGTTAG